One window of the Takifugu rubripes chromosome 13, fTakRub1.2, whole genome shotgun sequence genome contains the following:
- the LOC101065444 gene encoding BTB/POZ domain-containing protein kctd15 isoform X2, with product MYKEGRSMSRLSLTRSPVSPLAAQGIPLPAQLTKANAPVHIDVGGHMYTSSLATLTKYPDSRISRLFNGTEPIVLDSLKQHYFIDRDGEIFRYILSFLRTSKLLLPEDFKDFYLLYEEARYYQLTPMIKELERWKQEREQRRLAQPCDCLVVRVTPDLGERIALSGEKVLIEEIFPETGDVMCNSVNAGWNQDPTHVIRFPLNGYCRLNSVQVLERLFQKGFSVAASCGGGVDSSQFSEYVLCREDRRSLSINTPIRIKQEPLD from the exons ATGTACAAG GAGGGAAGAAGCATGTCACGGCTGTCTCTGACCCGGTCTCCGGTCTCTCCTCTGGCCGCTCAGGGGATTCCTCTGCCGGCTCAGCTGACCAAAGCCAACGCTCCGGTGCACATCGACGTCGGGGGACACATGTATACAAGCAGCCTGGCGACCCTCACCAAGTACCCAGACTCAAG AATCAGTCGTCTGTTCAATGGCACCGAGCCCATCGTGTTGGACAGCTTGAAGCAGCACTACTTCATAGATCGGGACGGCGAGATATTCCGCTACATTCTCAGTTTCCTCAGGACCAGCAAATTGCTCCTTCCAGAAGACTTCAAG GACTTTTACCTGCTGTATGAGGAAGCCCGCTATTACCAGCTGACACCAATGATCAAGGAACTGGAGCGCTGGAAGCAGGAGCGGGAACAACGACGACTGGCACAACCGTGTGACTGCCTGGTGGTCCGTGTCACCCCTGACCTGGGTGAAAGGATCGCTTTGAGTGGCGAGAAGGTGCTCATTGAGGAGATCTTTCCCGAGACCGGAGATGTTATGTGCAACTCAGTCAACGCGGGATGGAACCAGGACCCCACACACGTCATCCGCTTTCCACTCAATGGCTACTGCAGGCTCAATTCTGTACAG gttTTGGAGCGCCTTTTCCAGAAAGGGTTCAGCGTGGCAGCAtcctgtggaggaggtgtggacTCATCCCAGTTCAGCGAGTACGTGTTGTGTCGTGAGGATCGGCGGAGTCTCTCCATCAACACTCCCATCAGGATAAAACAAGAACCCCTGGACTAA
- the LOC101065444 gene encoding BTB/POZ domain-containing protein kctd15 isoform X1, with protein sequence MFETEGRSMSRLSLTRSPVSPLAAQGIPLPAQLTKANAPVHIDVGGHMYTSSLATLTKYPDSRISRLFNGTEPIVLDSLKQHYFIDRDGEIFRYILSFLRTSKLLLPEDFKDFYLLYEEARYYQLTPMIKELERWKQEREQRRLAQPCDCLVVRVTPDLGERIALSGEKVLIEEIFPETGDVMCNSVNAGWNQDPTHVIRFPLNGYCRLNSVQVLERLFQKGFSVAASCGGGVDSSQFSEYVLCREDRRSLSINTPIRIKQEPLD encoded by the exons ATGTTTGAAACG GAGGGAAGAAGCATGTCACGGCTGTCTCTGACCCGGTCTCCGGTCTCTCCTCTGGCCGCTCAGGGGATTCCTCTGCCGGCTCAGCTGACCAAAGCCAACGCTCCGGTGCACATCGACGTCGGGGGACACATGTATACAAGCAGCCTGGCGACCCTCACCAAGTACCCAGACTCAAG AATCAGTCGTCTGTTCAATGGCACCGAGCCCATCGTGTTGGACAGCTTGAAGCAGCACTACTTCATAGATCGGGACGGCGAGATATTCCGCTACATTCTCAGTTTCCTCAGGACCAGCAAATTGCTCCTTCCAGAAGACTTCAAG GACTTTTACCTGCTGTATGAGGAAGCCCGCTATTACCAGCTGACACCAATGATCAAGGAACTGGAGCGCTGGAAGCAGGAGCGGGAACAACGACGACTGGCACAACCGTGTGACTGCCTGGTGGTCCGTGTCACCCCTGACCTGGGTGAAAGGATCGCTTTGAGTGGCGAGAAGGTGCTCATTGAGGAGATCTTTCCCGAGACCGGAGATGTTATGTGCAACTCAGTCAACGCGGGATGGAACCAGGACCCCACACACGTCATCCGCTTTCCACTCAATGGCTACTGCAGGCTCAATTCTGTACAG gttTTGGAGCGCCTTTTCCAGAAAGGGTTCAGCGTGGCAGCAtcctgtggaggaggtgtggacTCATCCCAGTTCAGCGAGTACGTGTTGTGTCGTGAGGATCGGCGGAGTCTCTCCATCAACACTCCCATCAGGATAAAACAAGAACCCCTGGACTAA